Within the Magnetospirillum sp. genome, the region GCCCCCGGATCCGTCGCCAGCACCTGCAAGGCGGCCCCCGCAGGCAGGCCTGCCATCGCCTTTTTGGCGCGCAGCACCGGCAGCGGGCAGTTGAGGCCTTTAAGGTCGAGGATTGTTACCGACATTTGCCCATTTCCCATTCGTTTGACCGGAGCCTACGGGTTGAATATGCACGCCCGCAAGCCCTACATTCGCATCCCTGCCTTGCCCCGGAAAGACCAGCGCGCAATGTCCGACCTGCCTGTCCATCAGCTAGTTGCCCTTCTCGGTTTTGGCCTTGGGGCGGCCTTCGGCGCCGTCGTGCAGCGCACCAATTTCTGCGCGATGGGCTCGGTTTCCGACATCGTTTATCTTGAGGATTGGGGCCGCTTTCGCGCCTGGCTGCTCGCGATCGCCGTTGCGATCGCAGGAACGACAGCACTCGACGCCGCAGGCCTTGTCGATCTCAGCAAGGCCATCTACGCCACTCCCAATCTCGGCTGGCTCGGCGCGATTGTCGGCGGGCTGCTGTTCGGCATCGGCATGACGCTCGCGAGCGGCTGCGGCAGCCGCAGCCTCG harbors:
- a CDS encoding sulfurtransferase TusA family protein — encoded protein: MSVTILDLKGLNCPLPVLRAKKAMAGLPAGAALQVLATDPGAVRDFEALCRNTGATLEKLVEQDGVFVFDIRKSA